The window GCGCGCATGCGTTCGGCGGAAAGCAGTGTTCCTGTTGGGTTGGACGGGGAATTGAGCATGATGGCCTTGGGGTGTTGCTCCAGGCAATGGGCAATGGCCTCGGGCCGGTATTGGAAAGCGTCGTCCTCACGCACGCGCACCGGGAGCGGCTCTCCGCCGGGGAAGCGGATAAAGTTGGAATAGCAGGCGTAACAGGGGTCCGAGACCACGACCTTGTCGCCGCGTTCCAGCAGGCTGGAAAAAAGCACGAACATGGCCGGGGAGGTTCCCTGGGTCACGATGATCTGGTCGGGATGCACCTCCACGCCATACTGGTCCAGGTAGTGTTCGCAGACGGCCTCGCGCAATTCCGGGATGCCCAGCGAATGGGTGTAGTGGGTCTTGTTGTCCGCCAGGGCGCGGCAAGCCGCTTCCTTGACGCATTCGGGCGTATCGAAATCGGGTTCGCCGATCTCCATGTGAATAATGTTTTTCCCCTGGCGCTCCAGGCGTTGGGCGGCTTCCAGGATGTCCATGACCAGGAAGGAAGTCATTTCGTTGCAGCGGGAGGAAACATGGGGGCAGTCGGTGTCTTGCATGGGGGAGTCTCCGTATCTGAATGGACAAACGCACAACCGCCCCGACTGCCGGTATGGGGCAGGCGGGGCGGTTTTTCACTGGCTGCGCTGAGGCAGCTGTTGTGTTTTTCGGGTCATGCCGGCACGGCGTGTCAGCCGATTTCCACGAGGCTCAGCTCGAAGTTCAGGGTCTTGCCAGCCAGGGGCGGGTTACCGTCCAGGGTGACCACTTCTTCCTCGAGTTCCACGACAGTCAGTTGGGCCGGGCCGTGTTCGGTCTGCACTTCCAGAACCATGCCCTCTTCGGGGCTGAGGTCCGGCGGCATCTGGGAGCGGTCCACGCGGAAGATGAGGTCTTCGTTGCGGTCGCCGTAAGCTTCTGCCGGGGGGATGGCCACGGAGGTGGATTCGCCCGGCTCCATGCCGGTCACGGCCTTTTCAAAGCCCTCGATGACCATGCCTTGCCCGAGCACGAACTCCAGAGGTTCGCGGCCCTCGGAGGAATCGAACTGCGATCCGTCCTCAAGCGTGCCGGTGTAGTGGACTTTGACTTTGTCGCCTTGCTTTGCCTTGGCCATGCTGGCTCCTTGGTTTTTTGGCGTTGTTTGAAAGAAACGAGCCTAACACGGCCTGTGGATGAAAAAAAGGGGGTCTCTTTACGCAAAGAACCCCCCGGAATCATTCGTTTCTAGAAATTGAAATGGATCAGCTCGCGCACTTGTTCCATGGTCTTGACCGCGGCTTCACGCGCTTTGGCGTTGCCGCTTTCAATGATGGCCCGCAGCCGTTCCGGATCATTTTCAATTTGGCGGCGGCGGTCGTGCAGGGGCGTGAGAAAGCCGTCCATGGATTCCACGAGCTTTTTCTTACAATCCACACAACCCCAAGAGGCGTCGCGACAGCCCGCTTCGATTTCCGCGCAGGTCTCCGCGTCGGTCATGAGCTTGTGGTAAGGGAAGAGATTGCAGATGGCCGGGTCGCCGGGATCAGCCTTGCGCTTGCGGTTTTCATCCGTGAGCATGCCCATGACCTTGGGGCGGATGGTTTCCATGGATTCGCCCAGGCCGATGGAGTTGCCGTAGCTTTTGCTCATCTTGCGTCCGTCCAGGCCCGGGAGCTTGGCGTCCGGGGTGAGCAGATCCTTGGGTTCGGTCAGGAAGTCCTGGCCCGCGATGTGGTTGAAGCGGCGGGCGATCTCGCGGCACAGCTCCAGGTGCGGCAATTGGTCCTGCCCGACGGGTACAGCCTCGGGGCGGTACATGAGGATGTCCGAACTCATGAGCACGGGATAGCCCAGGAATCCGTAAGTGTTCAAATCTTTTTGGGAAATTTGCTGCTTTTGCTCCTTGTAGGTGGGGCAGCGTTCCAGCCAGCCCAGGGGCGTGCTCATGGAGAGTAGCAGGTGCAGCTCCGCGATTTCCTTTACGGCGGACTGCTGATAAATCACACACTTGTTTTCGTCCAGACCGGCGGCAACCCAGTCCATGACGAGTCCGGGCACAAAGTCCTTGATGCGGGACGGGTCTGCGTATTCGCTGGTGAGGGCATGCCAGTCCGCCACGAAGAAAAAGCAGTCGAACTCCTCCTGGAGCTTGACCCAGTTGACGAGCACGCCGAAGTAATGGCCCAAATGCAGCGGTCCGGTGGGCCGCATTCCCGAAACAATGCGTTTTCTTGTGTTGGTCATGGCTTTTGCGGGGTTGGAGGTGAAACTCAGTACAGCGGGACGCCCAGGAGCTTGCCTGCGGCGGTCACGGGGGGCAGCAGCACACTGCCAAGAATGGAAACATTGAACAGGTGGCCGAGAACCACCAGGCCGAGTATCAGAAACACGCCGTAGCGTGCGAGCGACATATATTTGGCGGCCACGGCACGGGGCAGGATGCCTGCCAGAATGTTGCTGCCATCCAGGGGTGGAATGGGCAGCAGGTTGAAAATGCC of the Paucidesulfovibrio gracilis DSM 16080 genome contains:
- the trpS gene encoding tryptophan--tRNA ligase; this encodes MTNTRKRIVSGMRPTGPLHLGHYFGVLVNWVKLQEEFDCFFFVADWHALTSEYADPSRIKDFVPGLVMDWVAAGLDENKCVIYQQSAVKEIAELHLLLSMSTPLGWLERCPTYKEQKQQISQKDLNTYGFLGYPVLMSSDILMYRPEAVPVGQDQLPHLELCREIARRFNHIAGQDFLTEPKDLLTPDAKLPGLDGRKMSKSYGNSIGLGESMETIRPKVMGMLTDENRKRKADPGDPAICNLFPYHKLMTDAETCAEIEAGCRDASWGCVDCKKKLVESMDGFLTPLHDRRRQIENDPERLRAIIESGNAKAREAAVKTMEQVRELIHFNF
- a CDS encoding FKBP-type peptidyl-prolyl cis-trans isomerase, translating into MAKAKQGDKVKVHYTGTLEDGSQFDSSEGREPLEFVLGQGMVIEGFEKAVTGMEPGESTSVAIPPAEAYGDRNEDLIFRVDRSQMPPDLSPEEGMVLEVQTEHGPAQLTVVELEEEVVTLDGNPPLAGKTLNFELSLVEIG